In Desulfobacteraceae bacterium, a genomic segment contains:
- a CDS encoding CDP-alcohol phosphatidyltransferase family protein, with protein sequence MSEHLKIPQKITAILVYGRPPLVFAGMLCAIAVMWTRSPVLYTLGVVLLFIAMSFDLVDGWFSARFQPNPTLANLADRIMDKIVYSIIFPLVAVGMMWRLLFSTPAHAKIELLHAIFVLLICVTVLIRDNFASFMRSFALRKGQEPEQSEYTRLRTVVAAPLSALLYAHAFYIPEGPPSRIYFWISWLGNLPLRGLFVIEIVFLIITFGSIAGYCRKYGTLCLDELCLGDDRLRRRILSVFPNALTLMNAMMGLLAVFFAYQTRIREAYLILMGAAIFDKLDGAVARRLGLTDPSGDPAEDRRRINIGGVLDDVADAVSFCIAPAWIFYICLSALPEPLPTRVPVGLVAVFYAMLGFTRLIYFTLDRHPIPGFFKGMPTPAAALLITAPLILLDQNLLTAPETARNWAIFSFWLTILTAGLMNLYPVRYIHMGRFSDRHPWFTRINLLLVLVFILTPYFGYLVLIQQLLYLLSPLVTWRVDPKVAVMEAKDLDK encoded by the coding sequence ATGAGCGAACATCTTAAAATTCCACAAAAAATAACAGCGATCCTGGTCTACGGCCGTCCACCGCTGGTTTTTGCCGGCATGCTTTGCGCCATCGCCGTGATGTGGACCCGCAGCCCGGTTCTCTACACCCTGGGGGTCGTGCTGCTTTTCATCGCCATGAGCTTCGACCTGGTAGACGGCTGGTTTTCCGCCCGCTTTCAGCCCAACCCGACCCTGGCCAACCTGGCCGACCGCATCATGGACAAGATCGTCTATTCGATCATTTTTCCGCTGGTTGCGGTGGGGATGATGTGGCGCCTGCTTTTCAGCACCCCGGCCCACGCCAAAATCGAACTGCTGCACGCCATTTTCGTCCTGCTGATCTGTGTAACGGTGCTGATTCGCGACAATTTTGCCAGCTTCATGCGCAGCTTCGCCCTGCGCAAGGGCCAGGAGCCCGAACAGAGCGAATACACCCGCCTGCGGACCGTGGTGGCCGCGCCCCTGAGCGCTCTCCTCTACGCTCATGCCTTTTACATCCCCGAGGGGCCACCGTCCCGAATTTACTTCTGGATCTCCTGGCTGGGCAACCTCCCCCTGCGGGGGCTTTTCGTGATCGAAATCGTCTTTCTGATCATCACCTTCGGCTCCATCGCCGGCTACTGCCGCAAATACGGCACGCTCTGCCTGGACGAACTCTGCCTGGGGGATGACCGCCTGCGCCGCCGGATTCTCTCGGTCTTTCCCAACGCCCTGACCCTGATGAACGCCATGATGGGGCTGCTGGCGGTCTTTTTCGCCTACCAGACGCGCATCCGCGAAGCTTACCTGATCCTGATGGGGGCAGCGATCTTTGACAAGTTGGACGGCGCCGTCGCCCGGCGCCTGGGGCTCACCGATCCCAGCGGGGACCCGGCCGAGGACCGGCGCCGAATCAACATCGGCGGTGTGCTGGATGACGTCGCCGATGCCGTCAGCTTCTGCATCGCGCCGGCCTGGATTTTCTACATCTGCCTGAGCGCCCTCCCCGAACCGCTGCCAACCCGTGTGCCGGTGGGGTTGGTGGCGGTCTTTTACGCCATGCTGGGCTTCACCCGCCTGATCTACTTCACCCTGGACCGGCACCCGATACCCGGTTTTTTCAAGGGTATGCCCACCCCCGCGGCGGCCCTCCTGATCACCGCCCCGCTGATTCTTTTGGATCAGAACCTGCTCACGGCCCCCGAGACGGCGCGCAACTGGGCGATCTTCAGCTTCTGGCTGACCATTTTGACCGCCGGCCTAATGAACCTCTACCCCGTCCGCTATATCCACATGGGCCGCTTCAGTGACCGCCACCCCTGGTTCACCCGCATCAACCTGCTGCTGGTTCTGGTCTTCATCCTCACCCCCTATTTCGGCTACCTGGTACTCATCCAGCAGCTGCTCTACCTGCTGTCCCCGCTGGTGACCTGGCGGGTGGACCCCAAGGTGGCCGTCATGGAAGCCAAGGATCTGGATAAATAG
- a CDS encoding vitamin B12-dependent ribonucleotide reductase codes for MGQKGKFLVMEDGQLDLSQYVWDDHRFADILMREKVLDTHQAMAISRFLRQEIETLELPTITVPFIEQLIEAKFREYGLVKPASLRFDKSIFVRNGLNLSENARTVLERRYLKKDPDGTVLETPQQMFQRVAAHIASAEKNYGDENRVREVAEIFYQLMVEAKFLPNSPTLMNAGRRLGQLAACFVLPVEDSMEGIFGALMNAAMIHKSGGGTGFSFSRLRPKDSNVGSTGGVASGPVSFMKIFNTATEQVKQGGTRRGANMAILRVDHPDILEFITCKQDHQSLNNFNISVGVTDAFMRALEAGAAFDLLDPRDGRKAGTLKAAEVYNLMVERAWANGDPGIIFLDRMNRDNPTPELGAIESTNPCGEQPLLPMEACNLGSINLARFVSSEAGSPAIDYEALKEVIGWSVRFLDDTIDVSRYPLPEITAMVQGNRKIGLGVMGFADLLYQLGVPYNSEAALQIAAEVMGFVRETAREASRTLARKRGVFENFGKSVFKGRRDGRLRNATTTTIAPTGTLSIIAGCSSGIEPLFALSFVRHVMDDDKLTEVNPYFKKTAEERNFYSRELMETIAARGTIQDMPEIPEDVRRVFVTAHDISPEWHIRMQAAFQQHTDNAVSKTVNLPHDATVADVRKVYDLAYELGCKGVTIYRDGSRENQVLSFSRKTAADRGFMTAVKERPETLEGFTTRMVTGMGHLYVTVTEYEGRPFEVFATIGKSGRSTTAKTEAIGRLVSLALRSGVEVAEIVKQLKGIGGEYPVFQKGGLVLSIPDAIGRILEKRYLKKGAEGPPAKRSNSLLGETCPDCGQTVSFEEGCMTCHFCGFSKCG; via the coding sequence ATGGGTCAGAAGGGCAAATTTCTGGTGATGGAGGACGGACAGCTGGATCTCAGCCAGTACGTCTGGGACGACCACCGCTTTGCCGACATCCTGATGCGCGAAAAGGTGCTCGACACGCACCAGGCCATGGCCATCAGCCGTTTTCTGCGGCAGGAAATCGAAACGCTGGAACTGCCCACCATCACCGTGCCCTTTATCGAGCAGCTGATCGAAGCCAAGTTTCGCGAGTACGGCCTAGTCAAGCCCGCCTCGCTGCGCTTCGACAAGAGCATCTTCGTCCGTAACGGCCTGAACCTTTCGGAGAACGCCCGCACGGTCCTGGAACGGCGCTATCTCAAAAAAGATCCGGACGGCACCGTGCTGGAAACCCCGCAGCAGATGTTCCAGCGGGTGGCAGCCCATATCGCCTCGGCCGAAAAAAATTACGGCGACGAAAACCGGGTGCGGGAGGTGGCGGAGATCTTCTACCAGCTGATGGTGGAGGCCAAGTTCCTGCCCAACTCGCCCACTCTGATGAATGCCGGCCGGCGCCTGGGGCAGCTGGCGGCCTGCTTCGTGCTGCCCGTGGAGGACAGCATGGAGGGCATCTTCGGCGCACTGATGAACGCCGCCATGATCCACAAGTCCGGCGGCGGCACCGGCTTTTCATTTTCGCGCCTGCGCCCCAAGGACAGCAATGTCGGCTCCACCGGCGGCGTGGCCTCCGGACCGGTGTCGTTCATGAAGATTTTCAACACCGCCACCGAGCAGGTCAAGCAGGGCGGCACCCGCCGGGGGGCCAACATGGCCATCCTGCGGGTGGACCACCCCGACATCCTGGAGTTCATCACCTGCAAGCAGGACCACCAGTCCCTCAACAATTTCAATATTTCGGTTGGTGTCACGGACGCGTTCATGCGGGCCCTGGAGGCCGGCGCCGCCTTTGACCTGCTGGACCCCCGCGACGGCCGCAAGGCGGGCACCCTCAAGGCCGCCGAGGTTTACAATCTGATGGTGGAGCGGGCCTGGGCCAACGGCGACCCCGGCATCATTTTCCTGGACCGCATGAACCGCGACAACCCCACCCCCGAGTTGGGGGCCATCGAAAGCACCAACCCCTGCGGCGAACAGCCCCTGCTGCCCATGGAGGCCTGCAATCTCGGCTCTATCAACCTGGCGCGGTTCGTCAGCAGCGAGGCCGGCAGCCCGGCCATCGACTACGAGGCCCTTAAGGAAGTGATCGGCTGGTCGGTCCGCTTTTTGGACGACACCATCGATGTCTCGCGCTATCCACTGCCCGAAATCACCGCCATGGTCCAGGGCAACCGCAAGATCGGGCTGGGGGTCATGGGGTTTGCGGACCTTCTCTATCAGCTGGGGGTCCCCTACAACTCCGAGGCCGCGCTGCAGATCGCGGCCGAAGTGATGGGCTTTGTCCGTGAAACCGCCCGGGAGGCCTCCCGCACCCTGGCCAGAAAGCGCGGGGTGTTCGAAAACTTCGGCAAGAGCGTTTTCAAGGGGCGCCGAGACGGCCGCCTGCGCAACGCTACCACCACCACCATCGCCCCCACCGGCACTTTGAGCATCATCGCCGGGTGCTCCAGCGGCATCGAGCCGCTTTTCGCCCTGAGCTTCGTGCGCCATGTCATGGACGATGACAAGCTGACCGAGGTCAACCCGTATTTCAAAAAAACGGCCGAGGAGCGCAATTTCTACAGCCGCGAGCTCATGGAGACGATTGCCGCCCGGGGCACCATCCAGGACATGCCGGAAATTCCCGAGGATGTCCGGCGGGTGTTCGTGACCGCCCACGACATTTCGCCGGAATGGCATATCCGTATGCAGGCCGCCTTCCAGCAGCACACCGACAACGCGGTTTCCAAGACGGTCAACCTGCCCCACGACGCCACCGTGGCGGACGTGCGCAAGGTCTACGACCTGGCCTATGAGCTGGGATGCAAAGGGGTGACCATCTACCGCGACGGCAGCCGGGAAAACCAGGTGCTCTCCTTTTCCCGTAAAACGGCCGCCGACAGGGGGTTCATGACCGCGGTCAAGGAGCGGCCGGAGACTCTGGAGGGGTTCACCACCCGCATGGTGACGGGCATGGGCCACCTCTACGTGACCGTCACCGAATATGAGGGCCGACCCTTCGAGGTCTTCGCCACCATCGGCAAGTCCGGCCGCTCGACCACCGCCAAGACCGAGGCCATCGGGCGGCTGGTTTCGCTGGCGCTGCGCTCGGGGGTCGAGGTCGCCGAGATCGTCAAGCAGCTCAAGGGGATCGGCGGGGAGTACCCGGTATTTCAGAAGGGCGGTCTGGTGCTGTCGATTCCGGATGCCATCGGACGGATTCTGGAAAAGCGCTACCTGAAAAAAGGCGCCGAGGGCCCCCCCGCCAAACGCAGCAACAGCCTATTGGGTGAAACCTGCCCGGACTGCGGCCAGACGGTGAGCTTCGAGGAGGGCTGCATGACCTGCCATTTTTGCGGCTTCAGCAAATGCGGGTAA
- the genX gene encoding EF-P lysine aminoacylase GenX: MAPDTGPPGLRQTRNQAVLVFRSRVIQAIRRFFERHAYLEVETPHRLPTLAPEAHIDPQPSGEWFLHTSPELLMKRLLAAGYPRLFQICRCHRRGERGRRHLPEFTLLEWYRAGADYVDMMGETERLIGFVAREVGLGFELDYQGSALDLRPPWPRLSVAAAFERYGSLSMADALAAGRFDEVMGLEIEPRLGLPRPQFLHDYPAVHGALARLRRDMPGVVERFELYIAGLELCNAFGELTDPAQQRQRFEAEMAARRAGGKTVGPMPEKFLAALEGMPEAAGNALGVDRLAMLLSDRSHIDDVVAFTPEEL, translated from the coding sequence ATGGCGCCTGACACCGGCCCCCCGGGGCTTCGGCAAACCCGCAACCAAGCCGTGCTGGTTTTCCGGTCGCGGGTGATCCAGGCCATCCGGCGCTTTTTTGAGCGCCATGCCTACCTGGAAGTGGAAACCCCGCACCGCCTGCCAACCCTGGCCCCCGAGGCTCACATCGACCCCCAGCCCAGCGGCGAGTGGTTTCTGCACACCTCCCCGGAGCTCTTGATGAAGCGGCTGCTGGCCGCGGGCTATCCGCGCCTTTTCCAGATCTGCCGCTGCCACCGCCGCGGGGAGCGCGGCCGGCGCCACCTGCCGGAGTTCACCCTCCTGGAATGGTACCGCGCCGGGGCGGACTATGTGGACATGATGGGGGAGACCGAGCGTCTGATCGGTTTTGTGGCGCGGGAGGTGGGGCTGGGTTTCGAGCTGGACTACCAGGGATCAGCGCTGGACCTGCGGCCGCCCTGGCCCAGGCTGTCGGTGGCGGCGGCTTTCGAGCGCTACGGTTCGCTCTCCATGGCCGATGCGCTGGCCGCCGGGCGTTTCGACGAGGTCATGGGGCTTGAAATCGAGCCGCGTCTGGGGTTGCCGCGGCCCCAATTTCTCCACGACTACCCTGCGGTTCACGGCGCCCTGGCCCGTCTGCGGCGGGACATGCCCGGGGTCGTCGAACGCTTCGAGCTCTACATTGCCGGCCTGGAGCTCTGCAATGCCTTTGGCGAACTCACCGATCCCGCCCAGCAGCGGCAGCGCTTCGAGGCTGAAATGGCCGCGCGCCGTGCGGGCGGCAAAACGGTGGGGCCGATGCCCGAAAAATTCCTGGCGGCCCTGGAAGGGATGCCCGAGGCGGCCGGCAACGCCCTGGGGGTGGACCGCCTGGCGATGCTCCTATCGGACCGGTCGCACATCGACGACGTGGTGGCCTTCACCCCCGAAGAGCTGTGA
- a CDS encoding histone deacetylase, which produces MQRAKYKTGLVFFPAFDWAISPAHPEREERLLYTQDQVFEEGLLDIEGIEEFKPDLVPIKDVQRVHFCVPDVWSVMTESHFISAGGAKTIGMAVMDGRVQRGFALVRPPGHHAMRVVQGARGFCNINIEAIMVEYLRQAYGVDRVAIVDTDCHHGDGTQDIYWHDPDTLFISMHQDGRTLYPGTGFSNELGGPNALGTTVNIPLPPHTSEEGFLYVTQHVVKPILEEFKPQLVINSAGQDNHFSDPITNMNFSAQGYAQLTSILQPDIAVLEGGYAIEGALPYVNVGIILAMAGLDYSQVREPNYDPVKIRQTRETSRRIEQIGELTLQNWAQREQRSARSRERRGLDRRTRNIFYDTDNLLESQKEIISICPDCAGALQIDSTADRGRHALCVHIPRKACQACREIGYQWFETAQREAYDAVILQDRTADTYHQRQHGA; this is translated from the coding sequence TTGGATATCGAGGGGATCGAGGAGTTCAAACCCGACCTGGTGCCCATCAAGGACGTTCAGCGGGTTCATTTCTGCGTGCCGGACGTCTGGAGCGTCATGACCGAGTCGCACTTCATCAGCGCCGGCGGTGCCAAGACCATCGGCATGGCGGTGATGGACGGTCGGGTCCAGCGCGGCTTCGCCCTGGTGCGGCCCCCGGGACACCACGCCATGCGGGTGGTCCAGGGCGCGCGCGGCTTCTGCAACATCAACATCGAAGCCATCATGGTCGAGTACCTGCGGCAGGCCTACGGCGTCGACCGGGTGGCCATCGTCGACACCGACTGCCACCACGGCGACGGCACCCAGGACATCTACTGGCACGACCCCGACACTCTCTTCATCTCCATGCACCAGGACGGCCGCACCCTCTACCCCGGGACCGGGTTCTCCAACGAACTGGGCGGTCCGAACGCCCTGGGCACGACCGTCAACATCCCCCTGCCGCCGCATACCTCGGAAGAGGGCTTTCTCTATGTCACCCAACATGTGGTCAAACCCATTCTGGAGGAGTTCAAACCCCAGCTGGTGATCAACTCCGCCGGTCAGGACAACCATTTTTCGGACCCCATCACCAACATGAACTTCTCGGCCCAGGGTTACGCCCAGCTGACCAGCATCCTGCAGCCGGACATCGCCGTGCTTGAAGGCGGCTACGCCATCGAGGGCGCCCTGCCGTACGTCAACGTGGGGATCATCCTGGCCATGGCCGGTTTGGACTACTCCCAGGTGCGGGAGCCCAACTACGACCCCGTCAAAATTCGCCAAACCCGCGAGACCAGCCGCAGAATCGAACAGATCGGCGAACTCACCCTCCAGAACTGGGCCCAGCGGGAGCAGCGTTCGGCGCGCAGCCGCGAGCGCCGCGGGCTCGACCGTCGGACGCGCAACATCTTTTACGACACCGACAATCTGCTCGAATCCCAGAAGGAAATTATCAGCATCTGCCCGGACTGTGCGGGCGCGCTGCAGATCGATTCGACCGCCGACCGCGGCCGCCACGCGCTGTGCGTGCACATCCCGCGCAAAGCCTGCCAGGCCTGCAGGGAGATCGGCTACCAGTGGTTCGAGACGGCCCAGCGCGAGGCCTACGACGCCGTCATCCTGCAGGACCGCACCGCCGACACCTATCACCAGCGGCAGCATGGCGCCTGA